DNA sequence from the Pedobacter schmidteae genome:
CCCATTTTTGGATCATCGCATAAGAATTTATTTCCAAATTCAACAACCGGTTCATCCAGTAGCTTTACTTTCATCTAGAATAATTTATTTTGAGTGTCAATGGTTGCTTTCGTTTGTTGTGGTTTCCTTATCGATAAATCATTTTCTTTATATATTCCAAAATTGGCGGAAACCAATTCCAATGGTTTAATCTGAATTTTCAACTCATCTACTTCAGCAATTTTAATCATATCATGCCCATCATTTAGAAATTTTTGCCAAAAATGGAGTGTGTTCAATACCTGACTATTAAATTCTAGACCATTTAATTTATTTGTGTACTTCGTGATTTTCATAGGCGGCAGCGGCACTGCTCCGTCCTTTGTAAAGTGATATTTATAATTTAGAATAAAAATTGGCACCCTATCAAGAAAGTCAATATAGTAAGTAAAACCCATATGCCTAAAAAAAGCATCCTTTCCGTATTCATAAAAATTAACTACAGTTCTTTCTCCATCAGCGTCTCTCTTTCTGGTTTTATATGTAATCTTTAAAGAGTCACCTTGCAAAGGTTTTGGAAAGAAAAAATGTCCTCTATTTTTCTTATTTACCCATAACTTTCTATCTCGCATAAAAAAGTCCCGCAGATATAAGTTTAGTACCTCCACGTAGTGATTAAGCATAGCTTTATCTTCAAAAAAATTATTATACTGCAAAACTTCTGGTTTTCCGCTTTCAGAGAATATAATTCTCTCACGAAAATCTTTATGAAATGAAGGTATATTCTGGAAACAATAGATTTTCTTATTATAAATAGTAAAAGGAGGAATAACGACACCCTCATCCATTTGTTTAAAAATCTCTTTTTTAGTTTTAAACTCAGTATCAAAAACATACATAGTTTTTGGGAATGACGAAAAAAACTGAACGTTTGTTACCAGTGTCTCCTTAACAGTCGCATCAAATCTAGGCTTAAAATAAGATTCTTTAATTTTAGTGAAAAATGTTCCTTCGCCAATAAACAACTCTGTTTCGGCATTTTTGAAAGTTATCGGATAGGATGAGGTTTTTGTATGTTTTTTATGAAAAGCATAATCTTCCTTAGTTATTTTTCTTGCATAAAGCCGATCATGTTGAGCATCATAGATCACTAGAATAACGCCTAAATTATGTGCGGCCCAATATTCAAAATCATCCTGGGTAGCGTAAAATGTAAATCCATCGTCATCTTGGTTTTTGATATAAGAATTACTAGATCCAGTACTTTTCAACTGCACTTTAATAATTTGTCCGGAAACCGCCATTTTCTCCCTCTCAAATTTTACAAGTTCTATCTCACCATCGACCCCATAATCATGTTCCTTAATCTCCCGAAAAATAATATAAGGATTATGCTTATTACAATACTGTCTAAATTTAATTACTCCACTATCGCCAGTGATGTGAGCTGGGCTGATATATTTGGCCATATACGTTAATTTATAAATCTTTTAAAGATACTTAATATTGGCCGGAAAACAGCCATATGAGGAAAACCCACTTAGTTCTGCGTTTATCAACAATATTGTGTATTTTAACTTCAATCAAAATTAAGCCAAGACACCGCAAAGATGAGTTCCACCCATAATTTTTTCTATGTATTAGATAGAAAGCAAGACCTTGAAATTATCGCTGAACTAATCACCATCACCAATATTGGGATAGAAGCTATCACACACATTTACGATGATCATAGCCTGGATAAAAATGTTTCGACAAAGATGTTTCCTTTGCAAGAAAATCTGAAGTACAGGATTTTTGCGGCATTTCACCAATATGAACTTCTTATAGATGGAATAAATAGTAAGTCAGTTATTGATTTAAACTCGGTTCCTTATGATGGAAATCTATATACACACCCCACCATTTATAAATATAATAATGAGTTAAGCTCTATAGTCGATAGTATATTTTTCCACCTTTGCTCTGTATTTGACTATCTGGGTCATTTTATTTCGTATATGTTCGAGAAAAACAAGGATAAGACATTGGATTGGGGAGCACTGGCAAATAAAGCAAGAGCTGCCTACAAGGAAAAGCTAAAATCAGCCGACTGTATTCGGAAAATTGACAATAATATTCGTATTAAGCTGGAGGAACACCGTTCGCAGTTAATTCACAAGAAACCAGACTTGCGTGGCCTAGGTATCACTAAACATCAGGAGTCTAATCAGCTATCCCTAAAATTTGCCACATCCCAGGAAACAATAAAGCATTTTAAGAATATAATCCCCGTGTATGACAAGGAATCCAAATACACTTTAGAATTTTTACCTTCTGTAGTTATCCACCGAACACTACGGTCTATAAATGTTCTCCTAGATTTCTTAAGGTTTGACCTGCTTTCCGATTCTGCCTTTGAAGAAAATGTTAAATATTCAAAGAATAATGGATTTCCCTACCTGGAACAACGAGACACGAATAAACTTTATCCAAAATCCGAAGTAATTTGGCTTGATTATATCTGCAGGCTTGATAAGTTTTATCAGGACTCTGCACAACTGAGAAACAAGACTAGGGTTGGATAACTTGTCAACAATTCGCTTAACTTTCCGGAGGAATATGAGTCCATTTAAATAGAAAAGATACATGAAATCAAACCATAAGAACACTCTAAGAATCCCTACTTTCAAAGATGAATTTCTATTCAATGTCTACGACAAAATTAATGTTCAAATTGATGAGATTGATTACAACTGGATTGATCCGACATGGAACCCGGAAGTACGAAGCAGCACCGTTGGAACTAGATATGATGCAATAGCTCACAAAGAACTTGCAAGAATGATTACATTCAAAACATGCCCGTATTGCAGAACAAAAATGATTGAATTAGAATCCCATAAGCAACCTGGAATAGTATTGGCATGTCAACATTGTCTTTATTGGGGTGGAAGGGGTACAAGAGATTGGGGCGGAGGTACTGATAATGCAAGAGGAATTCTGGGAAGATGCAGTGTGGTTGAAAATGTAGATGAATTAACCATTTTTCAAACAATCGAGCACTTTAAGAATGACAGTCTTGATCTGGTAAATATGACGCCGTCCAGAGCGGAGAAGCTTATCCCAATAATACTCAAAAGATATCTAGATTGCGAAGTAAAAGTAGTGGGTGGTGTAAAAGATAATGGCATAGATGCATTAATAATCAGGACTGACAAATCCAAAATGATCGTTCAAATAAAATGGCGATCGTCTGTAAAAGGCTCTGAATCGGTATCTGTAGTGCGAGAAGTTGGCGGAACGCTTTTAGCTAGGGGAATTCCAGCTGGAATGATAATTTCTACAAGATCAAAATTTTCAGGACCTGCAAAAAAAGAAGCGGAGTTAATTTCAAATAATATTATAAACGGAATCGGAAAACTTGAATTAGAACTTAAAGATTTCAATGACATTATTGATATGTTAGAGGTCTCCCACCGGAAATTAAGTCCGAACTTAACTGTAGAGGAAATTATACCATATTATGACAAAAACACTTGTTTATTTGGCTAACCCAATGACTGACGACTATCTTCAGCATTACTTAACAGAAATCTCGTCCAGCAGTTCATGAAACATAAGCGTGGTCACCTAAACAAACTAAGTCGGCGATCACATAAAATTCACTACAAAATCACGAAAGAGGATGAGCAAAGAATACTTGATTTAAGGGACAATCGAAAGCTGGGCCATCGTAGCATAGCGAGTGAAATGAAGCGGTTTTACGAGTCACAATTGTCCAAATAAGGATATTTTTTTAACGATATTGATGAGAAAGCAGTCAAAGATCGCTTAGTCAATTATGTAGACTGGCTTTACAGTCAACTCAGGGGATAACCATATATAATTTCAAGTAGAAATAAATTGATATATGGAAAATTAGCTGTCTAATTGTGACATTTCTGTCATTCCTTAATTTATGTACGTTTTATTAGTTTGAATTAGGATTACGAAATTCAACACTAGTATTACGATATTCAAAAAATGTCTGCTCGTACCGGAAAATCCTTAACAATTACCTGCTCAAAATCCATAAAATACCCACGGTCGAAGACGCAGTTCCAGGTGTTACCCTTTTCGTCTACATAGATGCTGGTAATGAATTTAGTATTAATTCTTGTAGCATAAAAATCGCTAATATTATAATATTGATGACCGTTATTATCAACTATTACTTCTGGATGGCTGTCCTTTTTAAGAATTTCATAATTTTTTTGAAGGATTTCAAAAATCTCCTTTGTGTTGGGATGAGGAGGAATCCTTTCACCCTTCCGTATATTTCTGTTAAAGGTATTCCGACAGGTGTCGTTGCAGAATCTCTGGTCGCTGCGGCCGTGTAGAGGTTTATCGCAAAATTCACATTTTTTGGAGATTATGTATTGTTGATTTGTACTCATCTGGTTATTGGTTTATTCCTTAACACATTCTTCCGATCTAATGTTTTGCGATCGGATAATTTTTAGTGAGATCGGATCATTGGGGTGTTGATCGGGTAACGTGTTTTTGTACCTACTGTTTGCCTTTGACATATTCAATTTTGCTGAACACCAATTCTTAAATGTTATGAAAAGACAAGTTTTAGCCTCGGAATCATTCTCCCTGCATAACAGGCATTATTTCCTGGATTTCAAACGTGCAGAGAACAACAGTAATTATATACAGATTACCCGTAGTGAGCAGCAACCGGATGGTAGTTATAAGCGGTGGGAGGTGATTGTATTTGAAAATCAGTTTGCTGAATTTATTCAGGCTTTTTCCTCATTATTTCGGAGTGCAGCTTGGTATGATGCAGAATATAAGGGTATGAAAGAGATCCATGCCGAGGCGAAAGCGGCAAAGGGCATAAAAGGAATAGCGCCTGAAGACCGGCCGAGGGAAAGGCTTATGACCTTGGGTGCTGCCCAGCTTGCTGATGCAGAGTTGCTGGCGATATTGATCGGATCGGGTACGCCAAATGAATCATCCATAGTACTCGCCCAGCGTATACTGGCCGGGCAGAGTGGAGACCTGTCTGGTCTTAAAGGCATGACGCTGGAGCAACTTTGCAGGTTCAAAGGTATGGGAGTCGCCAAATCCTGCACTGTGCTGGCGGCATTGGAACTGGCAGGGCGTATATCCCAGGCATCCGTACCCACCTACAAAGCTGTATATATCTACCGCCCACCTGGGCAGGAGCCGGACGGCTTCTTTAAGTATAGCTAACTGCCTGGATATTTTACACCATTTTTTTAAGGTTTTTTAAGCTTGCTTAATCGGTAAGTATTAGGCTGTTTGTTTCGAAAGTTCTGATCCGCAGGGGGCACCTAGTCAAGGCGGCTCCGCTTTGCTCCGCTGGTTTTGGAAAAAAAATCTCCACACCTGCGCTTCGCTTGGGTTGTATTTTTTTTCCAAAAGCCTTGCCTGTAACCCCTGCTTAATCAGGTGAGGGTGCTTAACAAAAAGCCAGCAGTGGCTCCTGCCGAAGGGTAGTAGGCAGGGTGGAAAAATTAAAACCCATAAAAAATGGAAACTAAAGTAAAAACAGGCGCAGAGGTTAAAGGAACTAACGCCGTAGCAGACAAAAAAGCCCCTCATTTTGTAGCAGGTAACCCGGTAAATGCGGTATCGCAAAAGCCCGAAACGGACAAAGAGCCCAAAGCCGAAGGTGCAAAAGGTGAGTTTGTGGATGCCAGCAAGGAAGTGGAAAAATCGAAAGCCGAACCTTCGAAAATGGAAATCAAGAAAAGTATAGCCGAAAAGATTGCGGAGCAAAGGGCAATACTGGAACGCCACATTAAACTAGGGGATGATTTAGCCCGTAAGATCAGGCACAGGGACAATTTAAAAAATATCATTACCACGCTGGACGAATTCGAGTTGATTTTAAAAGACAATGCGGACGAAACAGATGGTAATTATTTTCAGGGCTGTATGCTCACCATTAAGGATGATAACGGTAAAACCTTTACCACTAAAAATCCCACAATTATTAAGGGAGTGGCCGAGCAGGTGAACAGTCTGTGCAGCGAAAAACTCGAAGAGGTCGAAACTGACATCGTTAACCTTATTCCTGCTTAAATGTATTGCGCCCCTGTTTAGGCGGGGGCGTCAATATTCTTCTTATTATCTAAATATGGAAATATGAAAAATCACATTTTATATATCATCGTTCGGGTAGAGGTCGAAAGTAAGACCGATAGCCTAAGGGAAACGGTAACCGAATTTGAACGGGAAACCAATTACAGTTTTGACAGTACCGAAAACGTGAAGGTACTGGAAACGGAAATTATAGCAACTGGATTTATTCACCCTTAATTTTTAAAATCATGTCACATAACCTTAATTATAACAGCAATACCAATCAGCATAGTTTTTTCAGCGTTAAAGAAAAAGCATGGCACAATTTAGGCCAGATCATTGAGCATTACCCGAGCAGTAGCGAGGCTATTGTTTACGCGGGACTGGATTTTGAAGTAGAGAAACGCCCGCTTTTTACCTGTAATTCCGAAAACTTCGCTGTTTTTAACGACGTGGAAACGGACGAATATATGAACAGTTTTGAGCCGAATATTATAGTTCCGGATTTCTTTTCTACTATGCGAACTGATACAGATGAAGTACTGGGCTTAGTGGGTAAGGATTACCAAGTGGTTCAGAATATAGAGGCTTTTGGTTTCTTTGACAGCATAGTGGGCGGGGGAAATGGTATCAAGTATGAAACGGCCGGATGTCTCGGACGGGGGGAGGTTATCTTTATTACGGCCAAACTACCGGAATTTATCCGTGTAGGCCGTGAGGATTTAATAGAGCAGTATTTGTTTCTGACTTCTTCGCATGACGGTTCGGGCAGTATCAGCATTGCTTTTACACCTGTCAGGATTGTTTGCGCCAATACCTTAAATGCAGCTTTAAGGCATAATTCAAATTGCATTAAAATCCGCCATACGGCTACTGCCAGCGATAAACTGAAACAGGCGCAAATGATGCTGGGTATAACAAACAGCCTTTCTATTGAAATGGAAGCCATTTATAACCGTTGGTCGCATGTGCGCATCAGTGACCCTGAATTAAAACGCCTTATTCAACTGGCTATGGTACCGAAGCGAGAAACGCTGGAAAAACTGCGCAATTTTCAGGATGATGAACTGTCCACACAGTTTAACAATATCGTAGAAAATGTGTACGAGTACGCAATGGCCAGTCCTACCCAGCAAATGGACACGACAAGGGGGACGGTATTTGGCGCTTACAATTCGGTCACAGGGTATTTTCAGAATGTGAGAGGTTACAAGGATGATGAAAGCAAGTTTAAATCCATTATGTCGGGTACTGCGCTGACACGCACGCAAACCGCATTTGATTTGTGTATGGACTTTACCAAAACAGGGGCAAGCGCCTTGAATTAACGGATTATTTAATGGGGGAGTATTCCCCCTTTAAAATATTTTAACATGGCAAACTGGTGTTTAAATACGGTGAAATTTGAAGCAAATGAAGCCGTAATGAACGAATTAAGAACGCTTTTTCTAAGAATGGCGGAAAAGGAAATACTCGAAAACAAAGGACAATTACCTGCTGGCTATGAAGGTAGCAGTGGCTATCTGTTTGAAATTGAAATGGAAGAAGATACGCTCAGTTATCTGACAAAATGGGCGCCAAATACGGATGTAATCATTTTTATGGCTAAGCAATACGGTGCCGGATTTATCTATAATTACGAAGAGCCCGGAATGGCGATTTATGGGGTTACTTTTTATAGAAATGAACAGCTACAGGATATATGTTTAGATGAAGAGGACTTCAAATGCTATCAGTATAACGAAACTGATGAAAATTACACTTTTGAAGGGGAGGTCTTTCCAGACGATTGGGATATCATGGAAATATTGTTACAGCGTAAAGTTAAACGAATGTACAAACCATGAAACGATATATAGTCGACAATGAGGGGAATTTGTTGGAGGTAACAGATTTAAAAGCGGCAATTTTTCAGGTAGCTGCGTACCTGCGCTACGAAATTGAAAACCCGACCAAAGAGGAGGCCGAATTTCATAGGAAACGTTTAATCTACTGGAAGGATATTTATAGCAAACTGGTGATACTCAAACAAGATGCTGATAAAACTACAGCTATTAATTAGTTTATCTATTCACGGGGCGGGTTTCCGCCCCCTTAATTCTACGATGATGAAACCATTGTTAAAACTCAATACTAAGGAAAAAGCCAAATTGTTACATGCGCTTTTTCCAAATGAGATACCGTATTTTTTAGACCATTTGCAAAAATTCTGTACGCAGTTGCACCAGCGGCAGGAAGGTTACGAAAAATTATGGAACCCCCGGTTGATGCATTTTGAAAGGTGGCGGGTAACCTCGGGGTATATCCTGCAGCTTTTGGAAAGCAAACGGTCTAAATTGGAGACTAGCGCAGAAGCATTTTCAAACCACCTGTTTTTCCTGGATTATGCCACCATAACGGTAAACCAATTGACAAAATACGCAGCGATAGACTGTTATAACCAAAGGTTTAAACTGGCTGTGCCTATGTTTTTCTAAGCTGCATTAATGGTTAAATGTAAATTTTGGGTGAATTCAGCCCAGTAATTCTAAAACGATGAAAGCTATACATCAATTAAAACTGGCTGATAAAATCAGCATACTATACAAACTTTATCCGGCATCCATAGTGGATTTTACAGCGTATTTAAAAGCTATGGCGATTGAGGCTATGGACGATAGAGAGGAAATTGCAAAGAGGTGGGGAACAAATGTTGTGCAGCAGGATTATTGGATTTTGCTGGCTATGAAAACCTTTGACCGCATCCGGCAATATGGGGAGAGTTTCTTTTATTGCAGAAAGCTCTTTACAAGGCAGCTTTTTAAAGGAAGTGTTTGTCTGTTCACTGTGCATACTTTGTTGAAGTATGCAAAAACTGAAAACTGTTCTCCCAAGTTTGCACTGGCCGTAAAGTTATTTATTGAAGTTTAATGATACAGGTATGAAAAGGATTAAAGGAATCAATGTACTGAAAGCCGGGCTTTTGGACTTTGTCGAAGAAATCTTGTATAGCCTGAGTTGTGAATTACAGCGGATCAGTAGAACGGTAGGGATGAAGGAACTGGAATTTAACCCCTTTTCGGATGAAGTAAGTAGCTATATGGATGCCATCCGATTGGACGAGAATAAGGAGGTTATTTTGGATACTTCCTTTGCTGATGTTTCGGAAAAACTCTTGCGTAGTTGTATTTCAGAATTGGAAATTGACTTTTTCGGCCTGCTCGATCTGTTGGAATTGTTAAAGAGGGTGGAGGGAAAGAATGGCGTTTTGCCCTCTATTTTAAAACCTGTAACAGGTGAATACATTACTCATGAGCAGCAGGATAGGGAGGCTTGGATATGTGTGTGCGGAAATATGCCCTGTTATAATGGGTTTTATTCCTGTGATGAAGATGGCGACCTGATCGAGCCGGGAAACGATTGGGAGTATTTGTACAGGTGTGAAAGCTGTGGCCGGGTGATAGACGACCGGGATCATAGGGTAATAGGCATTAATTTAAACCCGAATAACGAGGAAGAGTAAACAGGTGATTTATTTTTAACCTGCCTGTAATCCTGTTATTTGGCCTGTAGGGCTGTCTGCAAAATTGCGGGCGGCCCTAACGGGCATTAAGCGTTTGTTAAGATTTGAATATGATCTGATTACTGTTTAGTATTTATTTTTCAATGATTTCTTTTTAGCCAGATCTTCAATCTTCCAAAGTGAATAATTGATATGGTATAATAATTTGAATGCTTTGCAGGTTTGTTCTAACAGGATGGCCCAGGGCGTATTAAAATCCCAGGTCAATTTAAGCTGCCCCAGTTCCATCGAAGGAGGTTGCTGGTAATCAGAACCATTCATTTTTTCGAATTGGTACAGCATGAAGCCTCTGATGATCTGAAATATGGTGCTGGTTTTATTTTCAAAAAACGGACGTTCCTCAACGCTTAATGAGCCCATTGCGGAAAATTCAAAATCTCCTAAGCCTTTTAGTTCAAGTAACATGACCCAAAACTCATCGGTCATGTGCCGTAGATGCTCTGCGTACATAATATGAGATTCGAGATAAAATGTGTTTTTTTCTACTCCCCAGTAGAAAATTTGATTCATCTTTTCGGATTTTAACAACAGGCATTGTCCGAATACATTCAGGTAACATTTAGAGGTGTCCCAATTGTCTTTGAATTTTCCGTAGCTGAAAAAGTTATTGGCGATATCAATCAACAGTTCATTGGTCTGGAAGAAAACCCTCTCCATTTCTTCTGTACTTAAATCTATCCGGTTATATTGGGCGTCATCATGCTCTTGGAGCTGTTCTTTCCATACGCTAAATTTCTGATTATTGGAGGCTATTAATTTATCTATTGACATTCTTTATGTATTTACTCTTTAATTCGTTCCAACTGGTTCCATAAGGGAAACCGCCACAGATATAACCTGCTGGTTGATTCTTTTTTCTTAGTGTTCAATTCAAGCTTTATGATCCTTAAACTTACTAAATTTATTTAAAGTCACCGCAGAAGGTGATATGAACCATGAAGGTAGGCTTATTCAGGTTCCCGAGGAACTTCCAGTCCAACTTTGTCGGCTAGAAATTTAATTGCCTGGGGAAAATTGAGCTGCTTAATTTCTTTTACAAAACCAATTGCATTTCCCCCTTTGCCACATTTAAAACACTTGTAGATTTGTTTATCCGTTGAAACATTAAAAGTTGGTTTGCTGTCGGTATGAAAGGGGCATAGGCCCCGCATTTGCCCTCCGATTGGATAGAGGTCAACATATTCTGAAACAAGTTCAGCCAAATCTATTTTATGGAGCAGGGTCTCCTTAAATGCATCTGGTATCATAGGCTGCTAATGATAATGACTTAAAGCTAGTTAAATTTTGGTGGATAAAGAATAATTTAAAGTCATCTGCAGTGACGTTAGTTAATCAAAGTTTTTGATTTCAGAAGGTGTGGTATAAAATTTGAATTGCCATAGGGACCAAAGAAAAATCTCCTGTATGCCTATGAAAAATAAATTCGAGGAAATGCTGTCCAGCTATGGCCTGAGCCAGGAAAGCAGCATTTTGCCTATACTGGATGATTTCCCGGAAGAAAAGATCAGGAGATATTGCTGGCAGGTATTGTCCGGTTATCTAGACCTCAAAAAAGAAGACTGGATCATTGGGCTGGAAGGTGGGGACTTTATTTACAGTTTTGATGATCAGTATGTTTTTATCATAGACGATATCTGGAGTTTTAATTTGATTGCCAAAAGGACAGTTCTGGAATTACTGGCAGATAAGGTAAAAGCGCTAAAGTAAATGATCAGTATGAGAAAAACATATGCCATGTGGATGGTGGTCCTTTTTATCAGTTCCTGTAAAAGCGGTGAATATCTGCTGATCGAATCGGTAAAAGGAAGAGCGGTCTCCTCTTTAGACAAAAAACCGATTGGCGGGGTCAAAATTTATGTAGATAAAAATGCTTTTAATGCATTTGATACTGTGCTTACAGACGATAAAGGGCGTTTTGAAATCCAGGGAATGAAGGTAAAAGACTATAAGGATTTGAAGCTGCAAAAAGATGTATCTTATCTTTTTTTCATCGAAAAAGAAGGGTTTCAACAAAGGGTCATTGACATCAGGGATTTTAAGTCAATAAAAGATACAGTTGACCTTGGTATAATCCTTATGGATAAATCATCAACAGTAATAAACAATACCCTTGTAGGGAATGTCTATGTATCGGATTCGTCTGTAAAAGATCCGGATCAGATACAGGCTATAAGAATCGATGAGATCCGAGGGCGTACTTTACAGATGAAATATAAGATCGGTGCAGAACAGTTCCTTGATGCAGATTTTGTATGGCATCCATCAGTTGGAATCTGGCTGAGCCCTAAACCACTTACCTATGGGAGCCATGCCCAGTATAAATCGGGTGCAAGGCTGTCCATAAAAGAAAATGCACTGGAATTGCAATTGGGGGACAAAGAGAAAATACTGTCATTTACTAAACTGTATAATAAACCCGTGGACCTGAAAACCCATAGAGACCCTTATTATGCGGAAGATGGTTTTTCTATTGAAAAACCATCTGGAAAGTCAATGAAGGATACGGCTCAGTCCGATAAATAGGATCATGTTATGTTAATAGCGGATATAAGATTTAATGGCAAGCTGAAAAGACTTTTTATAAATGGTAAAATATATTTATGCACCGGAGGTTTCCCTGCTAAAAAAAATTAACAATTAATGCTGAAAAAAAGAAAACAATGCAAAGACCAGTTAGCTTTATAACCATAATTTTTCTGTTGTTTGTACTGGTTAGCTGCAAAAATCAGGATAAGCAAAAGAAAAGAGAGCGCCCAGTGGGTACAAAAAATGTTGGCGATTCTAATGCAAATGGGCAGACGGGGTTTAAAACTTCTTCAGGCCATCAACAACTTTCCATAAAGGATGTTGTAAAGCAGGCGGAGAAGCAGTTTGCCCAATATCTGCCCAAAATTCTCAAATCCAGCGATGGTG
Encoded proteins:
- a CDS encoding DUF4365 domain-containing protein; protein product: MAKYISPAHITGDSGVIKFRQYCNKHNPYIIFREIKEHDYGVDGEIELVKFEREKMAVSGQIIKVQLKSTGSSNSYIKNQDDDGFTFYATQDDFEYWAAHNLGVILVIYDAQHDRLYARKITKEDYAFHKKHTKTSSYPITFKNAETELFIGEGTFFTKIKESYFKPRFDATVKETLVTNVQFFSSFPKTMYVFDTEFKTKKEIFKQMDEGVVIPPFTIYNKKIYCFQNIPSFHKDFRERIIFSESGKPEVLQYNNFFEDKAMLNHYVEVLNLYLRDFFMRDRKLWVNKKNRGHFFFPKPLQGDSLKITYKTRKRDADGERTVVNFYEYGKDAFFRHMGFTYYIDFLDRVPIFILNYKYHFTKDGAVPLPPMKITKYTNKLNGLEFNSQVLNTLHFWQKFLNDGHDMIKIAEVDELKIQIKPLELVSANFGIYKENDLSIRKPQQTKATIDTQNKLF
- a CDS encoding carboxypeptidase-like regulatory domain-containing protein: MRKTYAMWMVVLFISSCKSGEYLLIESVKGRAVSSLDKKPIGGVKIYVDKNAFNAFDTVLTDDKGRFEIQGMKVKDYKDLKLQKDVSYLFFIEKEGFQQRVIDIRDFKSIKDTVDLGIILMDKSSTVINNTLVGNVYVSDSSVKDPDQIQAIRIDEIRGRTLQMKYKIGAEQFLDADFVWHPSVGIWLSPKPLTYGSHAQYKSGARLSIKENALELQLGDKEKILSFTKLYNKPVDLKTHRDPYYAEDGFSIEKPSGKSMKDTAQSDK
- a CDS encoding DUF932 domain-containing protein, with product MSHNLNYNSNTNQHSFFSVKEKAWHNLGQIIEHYPSSSEAIVYAGLDFEVEKRPLFTCNSENFAVFNDVETDEYMNSFEPNIIVPDFFSTMRTDTDEVLGLVGKDYQVVQNIEAFGFFDSIVGGGNGIKYETAGCLGRGEVIFITAKLPEFIRVGREDLIEQYLFLTSSHDGSGSISIAFTPVRIVCANTLNAALRHNSNCIKIRHTATASDKLKQAQMMLGITNSLSIEMEAIYNRWSHVRISDPELKRLIQLAMVPKRETLEKLRNFQDDELSTQFNNIVENVYEYAMASPTQQMDTTRGTVFGAYNSVTGYFQNVRGYKDDESKFKSIMSGTALTRTQTAFDLCMDFTKTGASALN
- a CDS encoding CHC2 zinc finger domain-containing protein — translated: MIPDAFKETLLHKIDLAELVSEYVDLYPIGGQMRGLCPFHTDSKPTFNVSTDKQIYKCFKCGKGGNAIGFVKEIKQLNFPQAIKFLADKVGLEVPREPE
- a CDS encoding restriction endonuclease; protein product: MKSNHKNTLRIPTFKDEFLFNVYDKINVQIDEIDYNWIDPTWNPEVRSSTVGTRYDAIAHKELARMITFKTCPYCRTKMIELESHKQPGIVLACQHCLYWGGRGTRDWGGGTDNARGILGRCSVVENVDELTIFQTIEHFKNDSLDLVNMTPSRAEKLIPIILKRYLDCEVKVVGGVKDNGIDALIIRTDKSKMIVQIKWRSSVKGSESVSVVREVGGTLLARGIPAGMIISTRSKFSGPAKKEAELISNNIINGIGKLELELKDFNDIIDMLEVSHRKLSPNLTVEEIIPYYDKNTCLFG
- a CDS encoding UPF0758 domain-containing protein, with protein sequence MKRQVLASESFSLHNRHYFLDFKRAENNSNYIQITRSEQQPDGSYKRWEVIVFENQFAEFIQAFSSLFRSAAWYDAEYKGMKEIHAEAKAAKGIKGIAPEDRPRERLMTLGAAQLADAELLAILIGSGTPNESSIVLAQRILAGQSGDLSGLKGMTLEQLCRFKGMGVAKSCTVLAALELAGRISQASVPTYKAVYIYRPPGQEPDGFFKYS